A genome region from Gardnerella vaginalis includes the following:
- the truA gene encoding tRNA pseudouridine(38-40) synthase TruA, giving the protein MRLRLDLAYDGGDFYGWAKQPNLRTVQGTLEDALYKVLRVHDGDSCFPLRLTVAGRTDTGVHASYQVCHLDVENDILQNCVGHTNLTPVKALEYRLRGVLPKDISIHSVSIAPSGFDARFSALDRTYVYRISDAANRANLDPRMRGFVLQLDYDLNVDAMNQAAAMIVGLRDFGSFARPNPGGTTIRCVKKAVWNRVCSDGCASVGSSIASRSTGNIPPIEHGLIEFTIVADAFAHNMVRSLVQACVQVGCGKRSVDWFKDKIENPIREGSTGPIAANGLTLEYVEYPPKDQLEDRANAIRARRTLEELD; this is encoded by the coding sequence ATGCGTCTTCGTTTGGATTTAGCTTATGATGGCGGTGATTTTTACGGTTGGGCTAAGCAGCCGAATTTAAGAACAGTGCAAGGCACTTTGGAAGACGCTTTATATAAAGTTTTGCGTGTGCATGATGGCGATTCTTGTTTTCCGCTTCGACTCACAGTTGCTGGTCGCACGGATACTGGTGTTCATGCTTCTTATCAGGTTTGTCATTTAGATGTAGAAAATGATATTTTACAAAATTGTGTTGGACACACAAATTTGACGCCTGTAAAAGCTTTAGAATATAGGCTTCGTGGGGTTTTGCCTAAAGATATTTCGATTCACAGTGTAAGCATTGCACCAAGCGGTTTTGATGCTCGTTTTTCTGCGCTTGATCGCACATACGTATATAGGATTAGTGATGCGGCAAATCGCGCGAATTTAGATCCGCGTATGCGTGGTTTTGTGTTACAACTTGACTACGATTTAAACGTTGATGCCATGAATCAGGCAGCAGCTATGATTGTTGGTTTGCGCGATTTTGGGTCTTTCGCTCGCCCAAATCCTGGTGGAACTACGATTCGCTGCGTTAAAAAAGCGGTTTGGAATCGCGTTTGTTCGGATGGTTGCGCGTCTGTTGGTTCGTCTATTGCTTCTAGATCAACTGGCAATATTCCGCCTATTGAGCATGGTTTGATTGAGTTTACTATTGTTGCTGATGCGTTTGCACATAATATGGTTCGTTCTCTTGTTCAGGCTTGTGTACAAGTTGGTTGCGGTAAGCGTTCTGTTGACTGGTTTAAGGATAAGATTGAAAATCCGATTCGAGAAGGATCTACTGGTCCTATTGCGGCTAATGGTTTGACTTTGGAATATGTTGAATATCCTCCAAAAGATCAACTTGAAGATAGGGCTAATGCGATTCGCGCTCGTCGAACTCTTGAAGAACTTGATTGA